One Nocardia sp. BMG111209 DNA segment encodes these proteins:
- a CDS encoding inosamine-phosphate amidinotransferase 1: protein MRARRHRGRAASPTRRTPAQHLTSRACSRGDDTNRIRMSLPVNSYDEFTALRQVIVGDPHSYTSHDADSSFRLFYLDNVTPTAVTGGRELAIPARLVNELEEDVEGFCITLAEAGVQVLRPEPIIERTLICSPWWSARETPPLNVRDQTIILGDSIVETAPHIRGRLFENDYLKPHFYRYLNAGSGWMSMPRPALARRSLDPSYFDGQDIDLAPILDDTDTRVLPGLGHELIFDGAQCIRLGRDVLVNVANTNHELGYTWLRRAFPALRFHRLDAIADSHIDSIVVPLRPGLLMLRSAEYLEALPEPLHSWDIVVPPEQGEDAFPDYSEFGFNLTSRHIDINVLSVDEDTVIVNSLCPDLMRTLEKKGLTVIPVQHRHRRLFGGGFHCFTLDTVRAGGPEDYLG, encoded by the coding sequence GTGCGTGCTCGACGACATCGTGGGCGCGCTGCATCTCCAACTCGCCGAACGCCGGCCCAACACCTGACTTCCCGCGCGTGCAGCCGCGGCGACGACACGAACAGGATCCGAATGTCTTTGCCAGTCAACAGCTATGACGAGTTCACCGCGCTGCGTCAGGTGATCGTCGGCGATCCCCACAGCTACACCTCCCACGATGCGGATTCGAGCTTCCGCCTGTTCTACCTCGACAACGTCACTCCCACCGCCGTTACCGGAGGCCGGGAGCTGGCGATCCCGGCACGCCTGGTCAATGAGCTCGAAGAGGACGTCGAAGGCTTCTGCATCACTCTCGCCGAGGCCGGAGTGCAGGTTCTGCGCCCCGAGCCGATCATCGAACGCACTCTGATCTGCTCGCCGTGGTGGTCGGCACGTGAAACGCCGCCGCTGAACGTTCGTGACCAGACGATCATCCTCGGTGACTCCATTGTGGAGACGGCCCCGCACATTCGCGGCAGGTTGTTCGAGAACGACTACCTCAAACCGCACTTCTACCGATATCTGAACGCGGGCTCGGGGTGGATGTCGATGCCGCGGCCGGCGTTGGCGCGCAGGTCGCTGGACCCCAGCTATTTCGACGGTCAGGACATCGACCTGGCGCCGATCCTCGATGACACCGACACCCGCGTCCTGCCCGGACTCGGGCACGAACTGATCTTCGACGGCGCCCAGTGCATCCGTCTGGGCCGCGATGTCCTGGTCAACGTCGCCAACACCAATCACGAACTCGGCTACACCTGGCTGCGCCGAGCCTTCCCCGCACTGCGCTTCCACCGGCTCGACGCCATCGCCGACAGCCACATCGATTCCATCGTGGTGCCCCTGCGGCCCGGCCTGCTGATGCTGCGCTCCGCCGAATACCTCGAGGCGCTGCCCGAACCGCTGCACAGCTGGGACATCGTCGTGCCGCCGGAGCAGGGCGAGGACGCCTTCCCCGACTACAGCGAGTTCGGGTTCAACCTGACCAGCCGCCACATCGACATCAACGTCCTGTCCGTCGACGAAGACACCGTCATCGTCAACAGTTTGTGCCCGGACCTGATGCGCACCCTGGAGAAGAAGGGCCTCACGGTCATTCCGGTGCAGCATCGTCACCGCCGCCTGTTCGGCGGCGGCTTCCACTGCTTCACCCTCGACACGGTGCGTGCCGGCGGGCCCGAGGACTACCTCGGATGA
- a CDS encoding fatty acid desaturase: protein MTITVRESSQRRPSAGASGPVRRAFGPELITRMDALCVRGCAEGPLDLARDYLAATFAAAVGIIVGHPIMTVACVIYIGIRQRQLSNLTHEAIHTKLTRSRRANTIIGHLNCVALGEPFTPYRRSHRIHHAKLGSPDDPMLRSYISRRAHSAWPDKKAFVFHVIIGNALWQLPKSGLVTLVGKSGDESWKAGGARWAVWAAAMASATALGHGGDFALYWALPLIVVRPIVTWLTDLGNHAGLIHNSDVISQTRGWTSHVLTRHLLGGHNDDMYHPIHHWFPNIGWRRLPDAAAVLRENYPRWDEVPWCSGYFFRRRATPDIPCVLDDIVGALHLQLAERRPNT from the coding sequence ATGACCATCACGGTGCGCGAGTCCAGCCAGCGACGTCCGTCAGCGGGTGCATCCGGTCCGGTTCGCCGCGCCTTCGGCCCCGAGCTGATCACGCGCATGGACGCCCTGTGCGTCCGCGGCTGCGCAGAAGGCCCTCTCGATCTGGCCCGGGATTACCTCGCGGCCACCTTCGCCGCCGCCGTCGGCATCATCGTCGGCCACCCGATCATGACCGTGGCGTGCGTGATCTACATCGGGATCCGGCAACGGCAGCTGTCGAACCTGACCCACGAGGCGATCCACACCAAGCTCACTCGCTCCCGCCGCGCAAACACGATCATCGGGCATCTGAATTGCGTCGCACTGGGTGAGCCGTTCACCCCTTATCGGCGGTCGCACCGGATCCACCACGCCAAGCTCGGCAGCCCCGACGATCCGATGCTGCGCTCCTATATCTCCCGCCGCGCCCACTCCGCGTGGCCGGACAAGAAGGCGTTCGTCTTCCACGTCATCATCGGCAACGCGCTGTGGCAGCTGCCCAAATCCGGTCTCGTGACCCTGGTGGGCAAATCGGGCGACGAGAGCTGGAAAGCAGGTGGTGCCCGGTGGGCGGTCTGGGCCGCGGCCATGGCATCCGCTACCGCGCTCGGACACGGCGGCGACTTCGCGTTGTACTGGGCGCTGCCGCTGATCGTGGTGCGCCCCATCGTGACCTGGTTGACCGACCTGGGCAACCATGCCGGCCTGATCCACAACAGCGACGTCATCAGCCAGACCCGCGGCTGGACCTCGCATGTGCTGACCCGGCACCTGCTCGGCGGCCACAACGACGACATGTACCACCCGATCCACCACTGGTTTCCCAACATCGGCTGGCGCCGGCTGCCAGATGCCGCCGCCGTCCTGCGCGAGAACTACCCCCGCTGGGACGAGGTGCCCTGGTGCTCGGGGTACTTCTTCCGCCGCCGCGCGACCCCGGATATTCCGTGCGTGCTCGACGACATCGTGGGCGCGCTGCATCTCCAACTCGCCGAACGCCGGCCCAACACCTGA